From a single Cherax quadricarinatus isolate ZL_2023a chromosome 9, ASM3850222v1, whole genome shotgun sequence genomic region:
- the LOC138852486 gene encoding uncharacterized protein gives MKSLVILCALAACGAAQLLAPGPVAVRVPSYDSAIIQSHRLGGNFAYSTNEAHAYALQTPVLGYRSVPVGVSYEPGTPIVKTATQYITQQIPQYAYAYPQLHAAPQLAFPYPYTFGPAVVAAEPAAAAPAAAEPAAAEPVVETA, from the exons ATGAAGTCT CTGGTGATCTTGTGTGCCCTGGCCGCTTGCGGCGCCGCCCAACTGCTGGCTCCTGGACCAGTGGCAGTCCGCGTCCCTTCCTACGACTCCGCCATCATCCAGAGTCATCGTCTGGGTGGTAACTTCGCCTACTCCACCAACGAGGCTCACGCCTACGCTCTGCAGACACCTGTTTTAGGATATCGCTCAGTTCCCGTCGGTGTCAGCTACGAACCAGGCACCCCCATCGTCAAGACTGCCACACAGTACATCACCCAGCAGATCCCCCAGTACGCCTACGCCTACCCCCAACTCCATGCCGCTCCCCAGTTGGCCTTCCCTTACCCTTACACTTTCGGtcccgctgttgttgctgctgaaccCGCTGCTGCTGCACCCGCCGCTGCAGAACCCGCGGCTGCTGAACCCGTTGTGGAGACCGCCTAA